GCCACGCTTCCTAACTTCTCGCAGACCGCATTCGCGCAGGCAGCTGGCCAGACTGCCGGTCGTCGCGGTATGGGCGAGCGCCCGATGATGGATAAGGACGTCATCGTGATCTCCTCGAACGAGAACCCGCTTGGACCGGCACCCTCGGCTCTTGCCGCTGTCGCGCAGGCAGGCCCCACGGGCGGCCGTTATGACAAGTATGGCGTTACTATTGGCGTGGTAAAGACCCTCTCAGAGCAGTTCGGTCTGAAGCCCGGCTACGTACAGCTCTATCCCGGTTCCAGCGGCCCGCTGGATATGGCGCTGATGTCCAACATCGGCCCCGGCAAGGGCCTGGTCACAGCTGATCCTTCCTATGAGCAGGGCTCTCGCGCTGCCCAGAAGCTGAAGGCTCCACTGAAGCAGGTTCCGCTGAACGCCAAGTACGAGCACGATGTGAAAGCCATGCTGGCCGCCGATCCGAACGCCGGCGCCTTCTACATCGTCAACCCCAACAACCCCACCGGCACCATGACCCCGAAGGAAGACATCATCTGGCTGATCAACAACAAGCCCAAGGGTTCGGTTGTGATCGTCGACGAGGCCTACCACCACTTCTCCACCCATGAGTCGGTCATCGACCAGGTTGCCGCGGACAAGGACGTTATTGTTCTGCGTACCTTCTCGAAGATCTACGGCATGGCCGGTGTCCGCGCTGGTTTCGCCATCGCCCGTCCGGATCTGCTGGAGAAGTTCGAGACCCTGTCGCCCTCTGTCAGCCTGCGCAATGCAGCTTCGGTTTCGCTGCTCTCTGCTGCTGCAGCCGGCGCCAGCCTGCGCGATCCTGAGCTGGTTCCGCTGCGCCGCAAGATCAACACTGACATCCGTGAAGCCACGCTGGAGTTCCTGGACAAGAAGGGATACAAGATCGTTCCCGGCTCCCAGGCCAATATGTTCATGGTCGACGTCAAACGCCCCGGCAAGGAGTTCAATGCGCTGATGATGAAGGAGAAGATCGCCATCGGCCGTACCTGGACCGCGATGCCGACCTACGTCCGCGTCACCGTCGGCACGAAGGACGAGATGGAGAAGTTCCAGACTGCGTTCGTCAAGTGCATGGATGTTCCCCCGGGAGCCGTCAATGCCTCGCTGCACTCGGAACTCTACATTCCCAGCGAACTGGACCGCCACCGCGCTTAACCCCTCCGCGTTCCAAACCCGGAAACGAACCCCAGCTTCGGCTGGGGTTCTTCTTTTCATCCGCCTGCAATGTCGTTCACAATGCCTTAAACTTGGAGTAACGCCATGATTCAGACGGCCCAGCAGCACCCGCTTCTCTCCACCTCGTTTCCCGCCGAGTTCACGCCCGGCGCCCGCTCCGCAGTGCGCACTTGCCTACGCGTTCAGCCGGAAGAAAAAGTCACTCTCATCACCGATGAGAAGTGTCTACCCATCGCAGCCTCCATCGCGGCAGAGCTGGAGGCTGTGGGCTGTATCTGGAATGGCTTTGTTTTAGAACAACTTGCGCCCCGGCCGCTGGCAAACATGCCGCAGGCGGTTCTGGACGATATGGAGACCTCCCAGGTCTCAATCTTCGCCGTCGAGGTGCAGTCGAACGAGCTGCGCAGCCGCATGCAGATGACCGACGTTGTGAATCGCCAGGGAATCCGCCATGCCCACATGGTGAACATCACTCCTGAGATCATGACTCAGGGCATGCGCGCCGATTACCGAGCCGTCGATGCTCTCTCCCAGGCTGTGCTGGACCGCGTGCAAAAAGCGACCTACGTCCGCGCCACCACCCCAGCGGGAACCGATCTGCATGTGGCGCTCTCGCCGGAATACAAGTGGTTCAAGACCTCCGGCATCATCTCGCGGGAGAAGTGGGGCAATCTGCCCGGCGGCGAGTGTTTCACCGCGCCGGGAGAAGTCAACGGAGTCTTTGTCGTGGACGGCGTTGTGGGCGACTTTCTCTGCGCCCGTTACGGCATTCTGGAGCACACCCCGCTTACGATCTGGATCGAAGGCAACCGTATCCGCCGGGTGGCTTGTGACAACAAGCAGCTCGAAGAAGACTTCTGGGACTACACCCACACCGACGGCAACTCC
This genomic window from Terriglobus albidus contains:
- a CDS encoding aminopeptidase → MIQTAQQHPLLSTSFPAEFTPGARSAVRTCLRVQPEEKVTLITDEKCLPIAASIAAELEAVGCIWNGFVLEQLAPRPLANMPQAVLDDMETSQVSIFAVEVQSNELRSRMQMTDVVNRQGIRHAHMVNITPEIMTQGMRADYRAVDALSQAVLDRVQKATYVRATTPAGTDLHVALSPEYKWFKTSGIISREKWGNLPGGECFTAPGEVNGVFVVDGVVGDFLCARYGILEHTPLTIWIEGNRIRRVACDNKQLEEDFWDYTHTDGNSDRVGEFAIGTNIGVTKVIGNILQDEKFPGIHIAFGDPYGAHTGAPWRSSTHIDVVGLHFNIWLGDEHGETQIMQNGEFLIKP
- a CDS encoding pyridoxal phosphate-dependent aminotransferase, coding for MSSIFDVNSAVSRRNFMRLFGAGAAAAATLPNFSQTAFAQAAGQTAGRRGMGERPMMDKDVIVISSNENPLGPAPSALAAVAQAGPTGGRYDKYGVTIGVVKTLSEQFGLKPGYVQLYPGSSGPLDMALMSNIGPGKGLVTADPSYEQGSRAAQKLKAPLKQVPLNAKYEHDVKAMLAADPNAGAFYIVNPNNPTGTMTPKEDIIWLINNKPKGSVVIVDEAYHHFSTHESVIDQVAADKDVIVLRTFSKIYGMAGVRAGFAIARPDLLEKFETLSPSVSLRNAASVSLLSAAAAGASLRDPELVPLRRKINTDIREATLEFLDKKGYKIVPGSQANMFMVDVKRPGKEFNALMMKEKIAIGRTWTAMPTYVRVTVGTKDEMEKFQTAFVKCMDVPPGAVNASLHSELYIPSELDRHRA